Proteins from a single region of Pseudomonas ekonensis:
- a CDS encoding NAD-dependent epimerase/dehydratase family protein: MQTVLGATGQIAMELARELHRTHTQDIRLVSRKPLKVNDSDTLAPADLLDAEQAAKAVKGSSIVYFTAGLPPDTQVWETQFPVMLQNALDATRAAGAKFVYFDNTYMYPQDARVLTEDAPFEPFGRKGRVRAQMASMVLREMQRGDIPVVIGRAPEFYGPGKTQSFTNALILDNLKAGKTPRVPVRDDTRRTLIWTPDASRALAALGNTPDTYGQTWHLPCDDDRLTYKQFVALASGIVGREPTYKVLGKWTLTAVGLIAKPVRELRELLPRYEHDNLFDSSKFKRRFPEFRVTTYREGLSQVLAGSGRR; the protein is encoded by the coding sequence ATGCAAACCGTCCTGGGAGCAACCGGCCAGATTGCCATGGAGCTGGCCCGCGAACTGCACCGAACCCATACGCAAGACATCCGGCTCGTCAGCCGCAAGCCCCTCAAGGTCAATGACTCCGACACCTTGGCGCCGGCCGACCTTCTGGATGCCGAACAAGCGGCCAAAGCGGTGAAGGGCAGCAGCATCGTCTACTTCACCGCCGGCCTGCCGCCGGACACGCAAGTGTGGGAAACACAGTTCCCCGTGATGCTGCAAAACGCACTCGACGCGACCCGTGCGGCCGGTGCGAAGTTCGTGTACTTCGACAACACCTACATGTACCCGCAGGATGCGCGCGTGCTGACCGAAGACGCTCCGTTCGAGCCGTTCGGCCGCAAAGGCCGGGTGCGCGCGCAGATGGCGTCCATGGTCCTTCGGGAAATGCAGCGAGGCGACATCCCCGTCGTCATCGGCCGCGCCCCGGAGTTCTATGGGCCGGGCAAGACCCAGAGCTTCACCAACGCCCTGATCCTCGACAACCTCAAGGCCGGCAAGACGCCCCGCGTGCCCGTGCGGGACGATACCCGGCGCACGCTGATCTGGACGCCGGACGCCAGCCGTGCCCTGGCCGCGCTGGGGAACACGCCGGACACCTACGGCCAGACCTGGCACCTGCCCTGCGACGACGACCGCCTGACCTACAAGCAATTCGTGGCGCTGGCGTCCGGCATCGTCGGCAGGGAACCGACCTACAAAGTGCTCGGCAAATGGACGCTGACCGCCGTCGGCCTGATCGCCAAGCCAGTGCGCGAACTGCGCGAGCTGCTGCCGCGGTACGAACACGACAACCTGTTCGATTCCTCGAAGTTCAAGCGGCGTTTCCCGGAGTTCAGGGTCACGACCTACCGTGAGGGGCTGAGTCAGGTGCTTGCAGGTTCGGGGCGCCGCTAG
- a CDS encoding 3-dehydroquinate synthase has product MKRSLLHRVRSARGPADHFWVSLFCFSGLVIASFLLFEQQIHDVVAQLDLYLPRTPAQHINLALLLIALLALDVVLPVPSSMVALLAVAALGGIGGYLVIFIGLCLGAWLGYALGAGYFRVLSGRLGLHQRKPGQLAYRLGTLSLICLRGVPVLAETSVVAAGMQRYPLRAFVLVTTLANAGLALAYSAIGTLLVEQNALLVTLLASMVLPGLFLAGHSLFKSLRRPALERPLQGRFDVSYDYPVLFTDHLFDPLNPCLHQQLSAGQREPVTVLAFADEQLLKSSPQLSGQIEAWFAAHAGDLRLKAPPIAVPAGELSKTAEVLQQLYADMLEHGLDRHCYVLALGGGAVLDSVGYACATFHRGIRLIRIPSTVLAQNDAGIGVKNGINAFGQKNLLGAFYPATAVINDFQLLTSLSRRDQIAGLAEAVKVALIKDDAFFQWMEQQADALARFDHPASRYAIRRCAELHLGHITGAGDPFERGNGRPLDYGHWAAHRLENLSRHRLRHGEAVAVGMALDGLYANALGLLSDAETERVLNLLTRLGFNLCPPELALKDAQGRSQVLLGLEEFRQHLGGQLSIPLLNRIGASIDLHEIDDRLMEQALARLSSRSAAAPALNEGCAQ; this is encoded by the coding sequence ATGAAGCGCAGTCTTTTGCACCGTGTGCGTTCGGCACGCGGGCCTGCTGATCATTTCTGGGTGTCGTTGTTTTGCTTCTCCGGTCTTGTGATCGCCAGCTTCCTGTTGTTCGAGCAGCAGATCCACGACGTCGTCGCCCAACTCGACCTGTACCTGCCCCGCACACCCGCCCAGCACATCAACCTGGCGCTGCTGCTGATCGCACTGCTGGCCCTGGACGTGGTGCTGCCGGTGCCGTCGAGCATGGTGGCGCTGTTGGCGGTGGCCGCGCTGGGCGGTATCGGCGGGTATCTGGTGATCTTCATCGGCCTGTGCCTGGGGGCCTGGCTGGGATATGCGTTGGGCGCCGGGTATTTCCGGGTGCTGTCGGGCCGTCTCGGGTTGCATCAGCGCAAGCCGGGGCAACTGGCCTACCGGTTGGGCACGCTGTCGTTGATCTGCCTGCGCGGCGTGCCGGTGCTGGCGGAAACCTCGGTGGTGGCCGCCGGCATGCAGCGCTATCCGCTGCGCGCGTTCGTGCTGGTGACCACCCTGGCCAATGCCGGCCTGGCGCTGGCCTACAGCGCCATCGGCACCCTGCTCGTCGAACAGAACGCGCTGCTGGTGACCCTCCTCGCCAGCATGGTGCTGCCGGGGCTGTTCCTCGCCGGGCACAGCCTGTTCAAGAGCCTGCGCAGGCCAGCGCTGGAGCGTCCGCTGCAAGGCCGCTTCGACGTGAGCTACGACTACCCGGTGCTGTTCACCGATCATCTGTTCGACCCGCTCAACCCCTGTCTGCACCAACAGCTCAGCGCCGGGCAACGGGAACCGGTGACGGTGCTGGCGTTCGCCGACGAACAGCTGCTGAAATCCTCCCCGCAGCTGTCGGGACAGATCGAAGCCTGGTTCGCCGCCCACGCCGGCGACCTGCGCCTGAAGGCGCCGCCCATCGCCGTGCCCGCCGGTGAACTGAGCAAGACGGCCGAGGTGCTGCAGCAGCTGTACGCCGACATGCTGGAACACGGGCTGGACCGGCACTGCTATGTCCTGGCCCTGGGCGGCGGCGCCGTGCTGGACTCGGTGGGCTACGCCTGCGCGACCTTCCACCGGGGCATCCGACTGATCCGCATCCCCAGCACGGTGCTGGCCCAGAACGACGCCGGCATCGGGGTGAAGAACGGCATCAACGCCTTCGGCCAGAAGAACCTGCTCGGCGCGTTCTACCCCGCCACCGCCGTGATCAACGACTTTCAGTTGCTGACCAGCCTCAGCCGCCGCGACCAGATCGCCGGACTGGCCGAAGCGGTCAAGGTGGCGCTGATCAAGGACGACGCGTTTTTCCAATGGATGGAGCAACAGGCCGACGCCCTCGCCCGTTTCGATCATCCGGCCAGCCGCTACGCCATCCGCCGCTGCGCCGAGCTGCACCTGGGGCACATCACCGGCGCCGGCGACCCCTTCGAACGCGGCAACGGCCGGCCACTGGACTACGGCCACTGGGCCGCGCACCGGCTGGAGAACCTCAGCCGTCACCGCCTGCGCCACGGCGAGGCGGTCGCGGTGGGCATGGCCCTGGACGGGCTCTACGCCAATGCCCTGGGGCTGTTGAGCGATGCCGAGACCGAACGTGTGCTGAATCTGCTGACCCGGCTCGGCTTCAACCTGTGTCCGCCGGAACTGGCGCTGAAAGATGCCCAGGGCCGTTCCCAGGTGCTGCTCGGGCTGGAGGAGTTCCGCCAGCATTTGGGCGGGCAGCTTTCCATCCCGCTGCTCAACCGCATCGGCGCATCCATCGACCTGCATGAGATCGATGACCGGCTGATGGAGCAGGCGCTGGCCCGGCTGTCCTCCCGCAGTGCGGCGGCACCCGCCTTGAACGAGGGCTGCGCGCAATGA